One Rhinopithecus roxellana isolate Shanxi Qingling chromosome 7, ASM756505v1, whole genome shotgun sequence DNA segment encodes these proteins:
- the LOC104658067 gene encoding huntingtin-interacting protein M has product MSEKNNRKNSSTNNNQIQDPSRNGLRVPMSFVDRVVQDEQDAQSQSSSTINILLTLLDCLADYIMQQVGLEAINNGRMRNTSQDGEREVDNHQEPDRAESDGTRFVFDEMPKSKKND; this is encoded by the coding sequence ATGTCAGAGAAAAATAACCGTAAGAACTCCTCTACAAATAACAACCAGATTCAAGACCCTTCTAGAAATGGGCTGCGGGTCCCTATGAGCTTCGTGGACCGAGTTGTGCAAGATGAACAAGACGCCCAAAGCCAGAGTTCCTCCACAATAAATATCCTCCTTACCCTGCTCGATTGCCTTGCTGACTACATCATGCAGCAGGTAGGCTTGGAGGCCATCAACAATGGCAGGATGCGCAACACTTCACAAGATGGGGAGAGAGAAGTGGACAACCACCAGGAGCCCGACCGCGCTGAGAGTGATGGAACCCGCTTTGTGTTTGATGAGATGCCCAAATCCAAAAAGAATGACTGA